From a region of the Apis mellifera strain DH4 linkage group LG2, Amel_HAv3.1, whole genome shotgun sequence genome:
- the LOC100576433 gene encoding protein DENND6A: protein MSVASCSKTKRMDKINSKEEMIYGKWECFHNWIHCICIVTFDLELGQAIEAIYPSHIKLSEQERSNICYLAFPDSNSGCMGDTQYHVRIRQNGAILQETKALKEYDRKSPPFLQCDKDYYWGYVYFRQVKDKSLPRGYFQKSIVIITKLPFVNLFGELCALIAPEFFEMGNTVMEAIIREIDQWPSPTPGQIVHLPLIGVLFQTYIPNQNYKATAPTIAAMDHAPNFHATRRLILTSAYEGDMFRSLASVVSYVHLLWELVLLSEPIVVMASSPTGCSEMVQALVAMIAPLKYCADHRPYFTIHDSEFKEYTTDAPSPPAVILGVTNPFFAKTLQHWPHIIRISNGTNNENQRYKIKKSENLKVLDSKPGVYTQYKPFLQKDKTILKKLFRGIQTKRPGEAQTALLKRHLIELTESFMIPLERYIASLMPLQKDISPFKATPIPELFNPDDFLATLSSAGPQLTTGIKGDWVGLYRRFFRSPNFSGWFHTRYTELSQKLQVIQLEALSQADLKTWVQGKQEVELVDMILRIRQKLEKTYIDEVPIGNSVREKLQERINDITHTLPDDLKDILNHES, encoded by the exons ATGTCAGTTGCTTCTTGTTCAAAAACTAAAAGgatggataaaataaatagtaaagaaGAAATGATATATGGGAAATGGGAATGTTTTCATAATTGGATACATTGTATATGCATTGTTACCTTTGATCTTGAATTAGGCCAAGCTATAGAG gctATATATCCGTCTCATATCAAATTATCTGAACAAGAAAGATCTAATATTTGTTATCTTGCTTTTCCTGACTCTAACTCTGGTTGCATGGGAGATACACAATATCATGTCAGAATAAGACAAAATGGAGCTATACTTCAAGAGACTAAAGCCTTAAAAGAATATGATAGAAAATCTCCTCCATTTTTACAATgtgataaagattattattgggGTTATGTATATTTCCGTCAAGTAAAAGATAAATCTCTTCCAAGAGGATATTTTCAAAag agtattgttataattacaaaactgCCATTTGTGAATCTCTTTGGTGAATTATGTGCTTTAATTGCAcctgaattttttgaaatgggCAATACAGTGATGGAAGCTATTATAAGAGAAATTGACCAATGGCCATCTCCAACACCTGGCCAAATAGTGCATTTACCACTTATAGGTGTTTTATTTCag ACTTATATCCCAAATCAAAACTATAAAGCAACTGCACCTACAATTGCTGCCATGGATCATGCGCCAAATTTTCATGCAACACGAAGACTAATTTTAACATCTGCCTATGAAGGAGATATGTTTAGAAGTTTAGCTAGTGTTGTAAGTTATGTACATTTATTATGGGAATTAGTATTACTTAGTGAACCAATTGTTGTTATGGCTAGTTCACCTACTGGTTGTTCTGAAATGGTCCAAGCACTTGTTGC aatgattGCACCATTAAAATATTGTGCTGATCATCGACcttattttacaattcatgATTCTGAATTCAAAGAATATACTACAGATGCTCCATCACCACCTGCTGTAATATTAGGTGTAACTAATCCATTTTTTGCCAAAACTCTTCAACATTGGCCtcatattataagaataagtAATGGAACTAATAATG aaaatcaaagatacaaaataaaaaaatcggaGAATCTTAAAGTATTAGATTCAAAACCAGGAGTTTATACACAATATAAACCTTTCCTTCAGAAAGACAAAActatattgaagaaattatttagagGTATTCAAACAAAAAGACCAGGAGAAGCACAAACAGCTCTTTTAAAACGtcatttaatagaattaactGAAAGTTTCATGATACCTCTTGAAAGATATATTGCAAGTCTTATGCCATTACAAAAGGACATATCAccttttaaa gcTACACCCATACCTGAATTATTTAATCCAGATGATTTTTTAGCTACTTTAAGTAGCGCTGGACCACAATTAACTACTGGTATAAAAGGAGATTGGGTTGGATTGTACCGACGATTTTTTCGTTCACCTAACTTTTCTGGTTGGTTTCATACTAGATATACAGAATTATCACAAAAGTTACAAGTCATACAACTTGAGGCATTATCACAAGCg gaTTTAAAAACTTGGGTACAAGGAAAACAAGAGGTAGAATTAGTAGATATGATTCTTAGAATTcgacaaaaattagaaaaaacttATATTGATGAAGTACCTATAGGAAATTCTGTAAGAGAAAAGCttcaagaaagaataaatgacATCACACATACCTTACCAGAtgatttgaaagatattttgaatCATGAATCTTGA
- the LOC551711 gene encoding kinesin-like protein KIF20B has translation MNTLENTLDSIRPSYNNNNPQDEMSYLFGRDPSILAYGQRPCVSKDTKKNLLSVYENESDECNYIVENGSVNSESENLQTVKVYLRMKPYPKKLKLSQEQQDAYKIINSTTLFTRLPTLDQNTSCIKKSNSTDIVCRKFTFTKTFGPEITQLELFEQAVKQQMIDFLSGQNSTIMTYGTTNSGKSYTLQGTTTSPGIIPRCLEFVFSNITPKSTPFYKPVNHCDVVILDPLERAQELEIKTKLLTFASVDKYQYINTYKEMQKLLQEESPNRPSQCIDAHYSIWVSFAEIYNEIVYDLLSNECQKKRTPLKLATDSQGRAFIKGLKAVCVHSGSEAYQVLMAGQYNLKVAATALNARSSRSHCIFTIKLLKYYVENDPTSVEVSTFAFCDLAGSERLKKTLNIGDRLKEAQNINTSLLVLGRCLKSIHEGQLSKQKIEHIGPFRESKLTRLFQKALSGKEHIVLIVNINPIPNLYIETQNVLNFSAIAKKIVIEKEKVHKNKSRFSQIVTQSIKTVTDWDATELESEEWQNTVDDISTSDYVRFEKYDELMSENERLKKEISVLKSSALTRDLQIRQEMADTYTSMMKKLEIEWKNHIKDVEQQQEDVLQWSVKQVEEFYKQKLDQLSCRKRRRSSLGINNSDDYSRNIEELEIKNSHLKSKVVSLKIDMKELKETNQTLMVEKNNAIFELALTKEDLKNIKNLLNAAQQDICSDEDTNYYIEELKSQLFAKQEQVKKLKVFLNEAKEDYISITTEMREKEYEIKEQKEELFEKQETIDDLEANLTHINMCLSEKIKIIDQLEEKLDNQNKKIVDYENKMQEQINKLENEKLLLFDEFELLKKTIDNECSVDKDQNIAIKEISSDFNVEIVVDSNQNNKNIQTENVFDTQIQEKIIAINEENSTLKEKLLRSTTEIQSLKMELECAKIKLKDISEQIYNLKMNNVQCKIKNENKIECKVKVETIEIGCQVHMESDEHCVELSKNDVINKSSQTIENMEKEKINQTNFIEETNDHEMILNKLAKLMVKYDDIKIQYEEKCLILKEVDQEMILLKEKIDKLLEENNVSKAEKEKYKQTINLLEKELSLVQKDKIQIQETLKSTDDIKVSLETKINNYQQQINETEQQLSLVKNDCNQYTEKLNILQADFDTYISKCKNEHEETISNLKKELSSAAEKNNIKSQCLEVHAAKILELEHNVESLTELQEKIYELNKNLEICQVEKDQLQKLLNENHDRILELEDRLEQAEEKERDKDAEIISLQKEMKSMINKNENDDRNDKLMEIEMKNTIKDLTDTKNMLSQKLEYIEQLEIRVKHNEQNAKILDLLQQSTQERQVENERLRIMNEELKNSLIEKEREMETFMKNRDEMVSKYESLVKNQQEELEKQKQKLTKNHLKERDYCGNTSEDEVVLKERRMRRPPKKFTPSSPKQDEISVIDLSGSDSKRSTKRTILPPPEQVSEKKKNTRRKKLYVTGDESFQDIEPLESTETITPTMTTRTLRTRRK, from the exons atgaaTACATTAGAGAATACATTAGATTCTATTAGAccttcttataataataataatcctcaAGATGAGATGTCATATTTATTTGGAAGAGATCCAAGTATATTAGCTTATGGACAAAGACCTTGTGTCTCAAaagatactaaaaaaaatttactttctgtatatgaaaatgaatctGACGAATGCAATTATATTGTAGAAAATGGTTCTGTAAATTCAGAATCAGAAAATTTACAGACTGTTAAAGTATATTTACGAATGAAACCATATCCTAAGAAGTTAAAATTATCACAAGAACAACAGgatgcatataaaataatcaattcaaCAACATTATTCACAAGATTACCAACTTTAGATCAAAATACtagttgtattaaaaaatccaaTAGTACTGATATCGTATgtagaaaatttacatttactaAAACTTTTGGACCAGAAATTActcaattagaattatttgaacAAGCTGTGAAGCAGCAaatgatagattttttaaGTGGGCAAAATTCTACTATTATGACTTATG gtaCTACAAATTCAGGGAAATCTTATACATTACAAGGAACTACTACATCTCCTGGAATAATACCAAGATGTTTAGAATTtgtcttttcaaatattacacCAAAATCTACTCCTTTTTACAAACCTGTAAATCATTGTGATGTTGTTATTTTGGATCCTCTTGAACGTGCACAAGAATTAGAGATAAAAaccaaattattaacatttgctTCTGTAGATAAAtaccaatatattaatacttataaagAAATGCAGAAATTGTTACAAGAAGAGTCACCTAATAGACCAAGTCAATGTATTGATGCACATTATTCTATTTGGGTTTCATTTgctgaaatttataatgaaattgtatatgatcttttatcaaatgaatgtcaaaaaaaaagaacacctCTTAAATTAGCAACAGATAGCCAAGGAAGAGCATTTATTAAAGGTTTAAAAGCTGTTTGTGTACATTCTGGTTCTGAAGCTTATCAAGTTTTAATGGCTGgacaatataatttgaaagtaGCTGCAACTGCTTTAAATGCAAGAAGTTCAAGATCACATTGcatatttactattaaattattaaaatattatgttgaaAATGATCCCACTTCTGTTGAAGTTAGCAc gtTTGCATTTTGTGATTTGGCTGGTtcagaaagattaaaaaaaacattaaatattggagatagattaaaagaagcacaaaatattaatacaagtcTGCTAGTATTGGGAAGATGTTTAAAAAGTATTCATGAAGGACAattatcaaaacaaaaaatagaacATATCGGACCATTTAGAGAATCAAAATTAACAAGGTTGTTTCAAAAAGCATTATCGGGTAAAGAACATATAgttttaatagtaaatatcAATCCTATTCCAAATTTATACATAGAAACGCAAAATGTACTCAATTTTTCtgcaattgcaaaaaaaatagttatagaaaaagaaaaagtacataaaaataaatcaagattTTCACAAATAGTTACACAAAGCATAAAAACAGTAACTGATTGGGATGCTACAGAATTGGAAAGTGAAG aatggcAGAACACAGTTGATGATATTAGTACGTCTGATTATgttcgatttgaaaaatatgatgaattaATGAGCGAAAACGAaagattgaagaaagaaatttctgttTTAAAAAGTTCTGCATTAACTCGTGACCTCCAAATACGTCAAGAAATGGCTGATACTTATACATCTATGAtgaaaaaacttgaaataGAATGGAa GAATCATATAAAAGATGTAGAACAACAACAAGAAGATGTACTTCAATGGTCTGTAAAACAagttgaagaattttataaacaaaaattggaTCAACTTAGTTGTCGCAAGAGAAGACGTTCATCTCTTGGTATTAATAATTCAGATgattattcaagaaatattgaagaactagagataaaaaattcacatttaAAGTCAAAagttgtttctttaaaaattgatatgaaagaacttaaagaaacaaatcaaACTCTAatggttgaaaaaaataatgcaatatttgAGCTCGCTTTAACAAAAGaagatctaaaaaatataaaaaatttattaaatgcagCTCAGCAAGATATTTGCTCAGATGAAgacacaaattattatatagaggaattaaaatctcaattatttgcaaaacaGGAACAAGTTAaa aaacttaaagtatttttaaatgaagcaaaagaagattatatttctattactactgaaatgagagaaaaagaatatgaaattaaagaacaaaaagaggaattatttgaaaaacaagAAACAATAGATGACTTAGAAGCAAATCTTACACATATTAATATGTGTTTAtcagaaaaaatcaaaataattgatcaattggaagaaaaattggataatcaaaataaaaaaatagttgattatgaaaataaaatgcaagaacaaataaataaattggagaacgaaaaattattgttgttcgatgaatttgaattattgaaaaaaacaattgata atgaGTGTTCAGTAGATAAAGATCAAAATATtgctataaaagaaatatcttctgATTTTAATGTAGAAATAGTTGTagattcaaatcaaaataataagaatatacaaACAG aaaatgtatttgatactcaaatacaagaaaaaataattgcaataaatgaAGAGAATTcaactttaaaagaaaaattactacGAAGTACAACTGAAATACAAAGTTTAAAGATGGAATTGGAATgtgctaaaattaaattaaaagatatatctgaacaaatatataatttgaaaatgaataatgtacaatgtaaaattaaaaatgaaaataaaatagaatgcaAGGTAAAAGTTGAAACGATAGAAATAGGTTGTCAAGTACATATGGAATCTGACGAACATTGCGttgaattatctaaaaatgatgtaattaataaaagtagccagacaattgaaaatatggaaaaagaaaagattaatcaaacaaattttatcgaagaaaCTAATGATCATgagatgattttaaataaattagcaaAGTTAATGGTGAAATATGATGATATTAAGATacaatatgaagaaaaatgtCTG atacttAAAGAAGTGGATCAAGAGATGAtactattaaaagaaaaaatagataaacttttagaagaaaataatgtaaGCAAAgctgagaaagaaaaatataagcaGACGATTAATTtacttgaaaaagaattatctttggtacaaaaagataaaatacaaattcaagaaacattaaaaagtACTGATGATATTAAAGTTTctttagaaacaaaaattaacaattatcaacaacaaataaatgaaactgaGCAACAACTTTCTCTTGTTAAAAATGATTGTAATCAATACACAGAA aaattgaatatattacaagCAGATTTTGATACTTACATTTCAAAG tgCAAAAATGAACATGAAGAAAccataagtaatttaaaaaaagaactttcaTCTGCagcagaaaaaaataatatcaaatcacag tgtTTGGAGGTACATGCTGCTAAAATATTAGAACTAGAACATAATGTTGAAAGTTTAACTGAGCTTCAGGAAaagatttatgaattaaataaaaatttagaaatatgtcAAGTTGAGAAAGATCAACtgcagaaattattaaatgaaaatcatgatagaattttagaaCTCGAAGATCGTTTAGAACAAGCAGAGGAAAAAGAGCGAGATAAAGATgctgaaataatttctcttcagAAAG aaaTGAAGAGCAtgataaacaaaaatgaaaatgatgatagaaatgataaattaatggaaatagAGATGAAGAATACAATTAAGGATTTAACTGATACGAAAAACATGCTTTctcaaaaattagaatatattgaaCAGTTAGAAATTCGTGTTAAACATAATGAACAAAATGCCAAGATATTAGATCTTTTACAACAAAGTACTCAAGAGAGACAAGTGGAGAACGAAAGATTAAGAATTATgaacgaagaattaaaaaatagtttaatcgaaaaagaacGTGAAATGGAAACATTTATGAAGAATAGGGATGAGATGGTGTCAAAATATGAAAGTTTAGTAAAAAATCAAcaagaagaattagaaaaacaaaaacaaaag TTAACAAAGAATcatttgaaagaaagagactATTGTGGAAATACGTCTGAAGATGAAGTAGTACTTAAAGAACGTCGAATGAGACGACCACCAAAAAAATTTACACCATCTTCACCGAAACAAGATGAAATTTCAGTGATCGATCTTTCTGGCTCTGATTCAaa gcgAAGTACAAAACGTACCATTTTGCCACCTCCGGAACAAgtttcggaaaaaaaaaaaaatactcgtaGAAAGAAACTATATGTTACAGGAGATGAATCTTTTCAAGATATAGAACCACTTGAG aGTACAGAAACTATCACTCCAACTATGACAACCAGAACTTTAAGAACTagacgaaaatga